GGCGCTGCTCCATTGTTTGGTCATGTAATACTCCTTTAGGTGCGTAATTTATTGGAACCTGACAGGTTGTCTCAGACTTGTCAGGTTTGCAGTTGTTTATCGCCGCCGTGGACGGCGTTCTCGGCGGCCGCGATCTTCTTGTTTGTTGGCTTCTTTGCGTGGGGCGGGCGCTTCAACGGGTGTGGTCGCCGCGGTGAGCGTGTTCTGGTAGATGTCGTCCAGCAGCATGGCGATGAGTGACTGCCCTTCCAGGCTTTCGCCCAGGGTTTTGGCCAGGCCCAGGAAGCGGTGCAGCCGCTCTTTTTGCAGGTTGTCGCGCTGGCGCAGGCTGCCTTCCAACTGGGCGGTGAGGCGTTCGGCGACCAGGTTGGTGACATCTTCGTCGGTGGGCAACGGCCGTTCGGTTAAATCCACCCCATACTTGTCGCGGATCCGCTTCAACTTCACCTGCTCGGAAAAATCGCCCACCAGCGTGATGGCGACGCCGGCCGCGCCGGCCCGCCCGGTGCGCCCCGCGCGGTGGATGTACAATTCCGGGTCTTCCGGCACTTCATACTGCACCACATGCGACAATTCTGGCACATCAATACCCCGCGCCGCCACATCGGTTGTTATCAGCAGGCGCAGTTTCCCCTGGCGCACCCGGTCCATCACCTTCTCCCGCGCGCTTTGCTCCAGGTCAGACGACAACTCATCGGCGTCGTAGCCAAAGCGGCGCAGCACCGTGGTGACGTAGTTCACCCGCACTTTGGTGTTGCAGAAAATAAAAGCCGAGTCGGGATTTTCAACTTCGATCAGACGGACCAGGGCGCGGTCTTTTTCCAGCGCGGGTACGGTGTAATAGACGTGTTCCGTCTCGGCGACGTACATATTGTCGCTGCTCAGGCTGAGAAAATCCGGTTGGTGGAGGAATTGGCGGGCCAGACTTTGCACGGTGGGCGGGAAAGTGGCCGAAAACATAAAGCTGTCTACGCGCCGTTGGGGCAGGTAGGTCTGCAACTGGCGCATATCGGGGTAAAAGCCCATTGAAAGCAGGCGGTCGGCCTCATCAAAGATTAAAATTTGCAGCTCATCCAGGCTGAGATTGCGCCGCAGCAGGTGGTCCAGAATGCGCCCTGGCGTGCCCACCACCAGGTGTGCCCCTTTGCGAAAGGCGTCTAGCTGCACTTTATAGCTGCTGCCGCCATAGACAGCCACGGCGTTGGCTCCGGAATCCCCGGCCAATGCGGCCGCTTCGTGGGCTACTTGCTGCGCCAGTTCCCGCGTGGGAACCAGGATGAGCGCCTGGCAGGTGGCCTGGAGGGAATTGATGCGCTCCAGGATGGGCAGCACGAAGGCCCCGGTTTTGCCACTGCCGGTGCGCGCCTGCACCATCAGGTCGCGGCCGGCCATGATGTAGGGCATGGCTTTGGCTTGCACCGGCATCAGGTCGGTCCAGCCGGCGCGGGCCATGGCTTCGCGCCAGGAATCGGGCAAGTCGGCGGCGCTGACTTCGGGTAAGGCGTTTTCGGGTTCGACGAGGTTTTTGTCGGGTGGTGGGGTGGATGGTGGGGGAGGGGAAACGGCCGTTTCCGGCGTTGGTTCGTTACTCATGATATTCCTTGTCTCTAAAAAATCTTTTTGCATAAAGGTTGCTTCTAATTCTACCCTGTTTTGGCTGTATCGTCTTGTTGTGTCAAAGCCTACCAGTTCTCTTTCGCCTATATGGTTTTTGTCGCCGTGTGCTGTGGCTTGCGCGGGAAAGCGATAAATGTCACCGGACTTGGGTGACAGCGCCACTTCCTTTCTGGCATTGCTTTGTTCTATAATGCAGCTATGGAGTGTGTCTCAGCAACCCGCCACCCGATAGTGCTTCTTGTATGGATAGGCCGAAGTCCGTAACCCGTTATCCGATGGCATTTGCCAGAGGCAGCGCCCTACGGATTACCGATAACGGATTACCGCTTACGGGTACTAACGGGCAATTTGGTGCGGTTTAGCGGTTTAGTTAGAAAGGGGGATGCCATGTCACGATATCGGATGTTATCTCTAGGTGGTGCGGTGCTGTTGGTTGTTTTGCTGGCTGGCTGCGCGATGGGCGACCAGCAGCAAGCGACCACCGACAGCGCCGCAGCAGACAACACAGCGACGGCTGCGGCTGTGCTGCTGCTGGAACAGACGACGAGTACGGCCGCAGCGGCCACAGCCCAGACGGCAACGGCCGTTGCCGCCACCATCAGCGCCCAAACCGCCGCGACAGCTCAGGCCGAAGCTGCACAAACCAGCGCGGCCGCCACCGGCGAAGCCGAAGCAGCAGCCAATGCCACGTCGGCGGCAGTTACGGCGGCAGCGTTGGCGCAAGCGGCTACGGCGACCTGGGTTGTGCAGACAACAGAGACGGTTGTCGCGCTGCGTACCGCCAGAGCGGAGCAAGCTGCCACAGCAACGGCCGTTTTTGTCGCCGAACATGAAGCCTTAATCAACGATGCCAAAACTAGCGCGCCGATCTACGGGCCGCGCAGTGGGGAATTGGTTCACGATGAAGATGATTTTATAGAAGAGAGTTTTGCCGGCGTCAACGTGCGCAACTTTGTCGCCGAAGCCACCTTTATCCTTGACCCGGCGGCCGGGCAAATAGGGGATCGAGATTTTGGCTTCACCTTCCGTGACCGCACGGCTGGCGCCTGGCGGTTGATTGTCATGCGCAGCCGCGTCTGGGAGCTTGCCCGGTACGATGACGATGAGTATGACCTGGTAAAATCGGGCCGCTATCCTCCTGGCATTTTTGCTGATAGGAACACGCTGACATTGTACGTGAATGATGAGGCGGGCTTCTTTTTTCTGAACGGCCGTTTCATCAGCGCCTTCTCTTTAATCGGTGGGCAGGAAACCGGGAACGTGGCGGCGGCGCTGGGCTTTTATGCAACCACTGAAAAGAAAGGCGAAGTGACACAGTTTGAGGATTTCACCATCTGGCCGCTGGGCGAACCACCCGCCGCGCCTGGCCCGGCCTCCACTGTGGCTCCGCGCGCTACTGCGCCACCACCCGGTTTCGACGCCACAGCAATGATGAACAGCCTCAACAATTTGCGCCTGACTATCGAAAACATAGGTGGGCTGTTAGACCGTCTCTATTATGGGCAGTCGCAAAGCTGCCAGGAGTACCTGGGGTACTACCAGGCGTTACAGCAGCGAACCACTCACAGCAACCTGCCGCCGGCCTGGCAGGGCATCTACAATGAATACAACGTTGCCGCTGATAACATCATCAGCACCAACGCCACTGTTAAGAATTTGT
This genomic stretch from Candidatus Leptovillus gracilis harbors:
- a CDS encoding DEAD/DEAH box helicase encodes the protein MSNEPTPETAVSPPPPSTPPPDKNLVEPENALPEVSAADLPDSWREAMARAGWTDLMPVQAKAMPYIMAGRDLMVQARTGSGKTGAFVLPILERINSLQATCQALILVPTRELAQQVAHEAAALAGDSGANAVAVYGGSSYKVQLDAFRKGAHLVVGTPGRILDHLLRRNLSLDELQILIFDEADRLLSMGFYPDMRQLQTYLPQRRVDSFMFSATFPPTVQSLARQFLHQPDFLSLSSDNMYVAETEHVYYTVPALEKDRALVRLIEVENPDSAFIFCNTKVRVNYVTTVLRRFGYDADELSSDLEQSAREKVMDRVRQGKLRLLITTDVAARGIDVPELSHVVQYEVPEDPELYIHRAGRTGRAGAAGVAITLVGDFSEQVKLKRIRDKYGVDLTERPLPTDEDVTNLVAERLTAQLEGSLRQRDNLQKERLHRFLGLAKTLGESLEGQSLIAMLLDDIYQNTLTAATTPVEAPAPRKEANKQEDRGRRERRPRRR